Proteins encoded by one window of Rattus rattus isolate New Zealand chromosome 10, Rrattus_CSIRO_v1, whole genome shotgun sequence:
- the Spata46 gene encoding spermatogenesis-associated protein 46 → MENFSLLSTSRPRISSSALSAFPDIMSSLATSLPDLGDTQNGEQLRRNCTIYRPWFSPYSYFVCTDKESHLEAYGFPEVDREEGRGDNCLLEDVAESVCSSSSSQENTYPREANKKSKHGLDSITSQDILMASKWHPAQQNGYKCAACCRMYPTLHSLKSHIKGGFKEGFSCKVYYRKLKTLWGKEQKARTGDRISLGSCQAFK, encoded by the exons ATGGAGAATTTCTCACTCCTCAGCACCTCCAGACCTCGTAtctcttcctctgccctgagTGCTTTTCCCGACATTATGTCCTCACTTGCGACCAGCTTGCCAG ACTTGGGGGACACCCAGAATGGGGAGCAGCTGAGGCGGAACTGCACCATCTACCGACCCTGGTTCTCCCCTTACAGCTACTTCGTATGCACGGACAAAGAGAGCCACCTGGAGGCCTATGGGTTCCCAGAGGTGGACCgggaagagggcagaggggatAACTGTCTTCTTGAAGATGTGGCTGAGAGTGTctgctcatcttcctcctcccaagAGAACACATACCCCAGGGAGGCCAACAAGAAATCCAAGCATGGTTTGGATTCCATCACATCCCAGGACATCTTAATGGCTTCCAAGTGGCACCCAGCCCAGCAGAATGGCTACAAGTGTGCGGCCTGTTGCCGCATGTACCCCACTCTGCACTCTCTCAAGAGCCACATCAAGGGGGGTTTCAAGGAGGGTTTCAGCTGCAAAGTGTACTACCGCAAGCTCAAAACCCTCTGGGGCAAGGAGCAAAAGGCCCGGACAGGAGATAGGATCTCCTTGGGCAGCTGCCAGGCCTTCAAGTAG
- the LOC116911004 gene encoding uncharacterized protein C1orf226-like isoform X3 — protein sequence MFENLNTTLTPKLQSSHSFPHLSRSGAPGSITPGSGEPGGPGLRVGSSQHLRNLGKAVGAKVNDLLRRKESSSLGSVGVMEINKTAEAQMPGGEDAACGPWLEDERSVQEAFPLLDPPPPITRKRTPRALKTTQDMLISSQPVLSNLDYGTELSPGQAQDSPPTAQPVSADTSRPESTTGLGEKGEALPNGEVSLLVPDLIHKNTQEESKRKATEGRKSSSPGPIERNGLKLSLSPISLAESWENNSPPLQARTSSLDNEGLHPDLLSFE from the exons ATGTTTGAGAATTTGAACACAACCCTTACCCCAAAGCTCCAATCCAGCCATTCCTTCCCCCACCTGTCCAGATCTGGAGCACCAGGCTCCATCACCCCTGGCTCTGGAGAGCCAGGAGGACCAGGACTGAGGGTAGGCAGCAGCCAGCACCTTAGGAATCTGGGCAAAGCTGTGGGGGCCAAGGTCAATGACCTCCTGCGGAGAAAGGAGTCTTCAAGCCTGGGCAGTGTGGGTGTGATGGAGATTAACAAGACTGCCGAGGCCCAGATGCCTGGCGGGGAAGACGCGGCCTGTGGACCCTGGCTGGAGGATGAAAG GTCAGTCCAAGAAGCCTTCCCTCTGCTGGATCCTCCACCTCCCATAACTCGGAAGCGAACCCCTCGGGCCTTGAAGACCACCCAGGACATGCTGATTTCGTCACAGCCCGTCCTAAGCAATCTAGACTATGGGACAGAATTGTCACCTGGACAGGCCCAGGACTCTCCACCCACTGCTCAGCCTGTCTCGGCAGACACTTCACGACCGGAGTCTACCACTGggctgggagagaagggagaggctcTACCCAATGGTGAGGTGTCCTTGTTGGTACCTGACCTGATACACAAGAACACCCAGGAGGAATCCAAGCGAAAGGCAACTGAGGGCAGGAAATCCTCCTCCCCTGGCCCCATTGAGAGAAATGGCCTCAAGCTCAGCTTGAGCCCCATCAGCCTGGCTGAGTCCTGGGAGAACAACAGCCCCCCTCTGCAGGCACGGACTTCCAGCCTTGACAATGAGGGCCTTCACCCAGACCTGCTGTCCTTTGAGTAG